A window of Ruminococcus champanellensis 18P13 = JCM 17042 contains these coding sequences:
- a CDS encoding PTS transporter subunit IIABC, with product MKDKIFGVLQRVGRSFMLPIALLPIAGLLLGIGSSFTNPTTIETYHLQNVITEGGVLYTLLDIMSKTGSAVFDNLALLFAMGVAIGMAKKEKEVAALSGAIGFLVMNTAISALIHAKGGVEAMAANSTASVLGITTLQTGVFGGILVGLGVAALHNRFYKIRLPQVLSFFGGTRFVPIVSAVTYLAVGVLLFFVWPVVQTGIAKLGNLVLSSGYAGTWIYGTIERALIPFGLHHVFYMPFWQTELGGSMRIDGVTVTGAQNIFFAELASKSTQVFSVSATRFMAGKFPFMIFGLPAAAYAMYRTARPEKKKLVGSLLLSAALTSMLTGITEPLEFTFLFVAPAMYAVHCVLAGLSYMLMHILNVGVGMTFSGGIIDLTLFGILQGNQKTHWLWIPAVGLVYAVVYYFVFYWMITKLDLRTPGREPDDAAPKLYTRNDLNREKASRAAGSKSQDTISALILTGLGGLENLSDLDCCATRLRVTVQDPDKVSDSMLKASGASGVLRKGNGVQVIYGPQVSVIKSALDEFLESPQAAHAAELANQDASPEPNTPEPSQAGQSQLLHAHMNGKVVPLEQVPDEAFSGKVLGDGCAIEPADGKLYAPCDGVIDTVFDTCHAVNMRSDQGAELLLHVGIDTVKLGGKYFTAHVQDGQQVKTGDLLLSFDADKIRQAGYQLTTPLIVCNSEDYSKMEPLAAGVIRAGAAFLRLS from the coding sequence ATGAAAGATAAAATATTCGGCGTATTACAGCGGGTGGGGCGATCCTTTATGCTGCCCATAGCCCTGCTGCCCATTGCAGGTCTGCTGCTTGGAATCGGCAGTTCCTTTACCAATCCCACCACCATCGAAACTTATCACTTGCAGAACGTCATCACCGAAGGCGGCGTTCTGTATACGCTGCTGGATATTATGAGCAAAACCGGCAGTGCGGTGTTTGACAACCTGGCGCTGCTGTTTGCGATGGGGGTCGCCATCGGCATGGCGAAGAAGGAAAAAGAGGTTGCCGCATTGTCCGGCGCCATCGGCTTTCTGGTAATGAACACCGCCATCAGCGCTCTAATCCATGCAAAAGGGGGCGTGGAGGCGATGGCTGCCAATTCCACCGCCTCTGTGCTGGGCATCACCACCCTGCAAACCGGCGTATTCGGCGGCATTCTGGTAGGACTGGGGGTCGCCGCACTCCACAACCGGTTTTATAAGATCCGCCTGCCGCAGGTGCTGTCTTTTTTCGGAGGCACCCGGTTCGTGCCAATCGTTTCCGCCGTTACCTACCTGGCAGTGGGCGTGCTCCTGTTCTTTGTATGGCCGGTGGTACAGACGGGCATCGCAAAGCTTGGGAATCTGGTGCTCAGCTCTGGCTACGCAGGCACCTGGATCTACGGCACCATCGAACGTGCCCTGATCCCCTTTGGTCTGCACCATGTATTCTATATGCCCTTCTGGCAGACGGAGCTGGGCGGCTCCATGCGCATTGACGGGGTGACTGTCACCGGCGCCCAGAATATCTTTTTTGCGGAGCTTGCCTCCAAATCCACACAGGTGTTCTCTGTATCCGCCACCCGGTTCATGGCAGGTAAATTCCCCTTTATGATCTTCGGACTGCCGGCGGCTGCATACGCCATGTACCGGACAGCCCGGCCGGAAAAGAAGAAGCTGGTGGGAAGTCTGCTGCTGTCGGCGGCGCTGACCTCCATGCTCACGGGCATTACCGAGCCGTTGGAATTCACCTTTCTGTTCGTGGCACCGGCGATGTATGCGGTACACTGTGTGCTGGCTGGCCTGTCCTATATGCTGATGCACATTCTGAACGTGGGTGTGGGCATGACCTTCTCCGGCGGTATCATTGACCTGACCCTGTTCGGCATCCTGCAGGGCAACCAGAAAACCCACTGGCTGTGGATTCCGGCGGTGGGGCTGGTGTACGCTGTGGTATACTATTTCGTGTTCTATTGGATGATCACCAAGCTGGATCTCCGGACGCCGGGCAGAGAGCCGGATGATGCGGCACCCAAGCTGTACACCCGGAATGATCTGAACCGGGAAAAAGCATCCCGGGCGGCAGGCAGCAAAAGCCAGGATACTATTAGCGCATTGATCCTCACCGGGCTGGGCGGTCTGGAGAATCTGTCGGATCTGGACTGCTGCGCCACCCGGCTTCGGGTCACGGTGCAGGATCCGGACAAGGTGTCGGACAGCATGCTGAAAGCCAGCGGCGCATCCGGCGTACTCCGCAAGGGCAACGGGGTACAGGTGATCTACGGCCCACAGGTATCCGTCATCAAATCTGCTCTGGATGAGTTTCTGGAATCCCCCCAAGCGGCACATGCCGCAGAGCTTGCAAACCAGGACGCAAGCCCGGAGCCGAACACGCCGGAGCCATCCCAAGCCGGACAGAGCCAACTGCTGCATGCCCACATGAACGGCAAGGTGGTGCCTTTGGAGCAGGTGCCGGATGAAGCCTTTTCCGGGAAGGTGCTGGGGGACGGCTGTGCCATTGAACCGGCGGACGGCAAGCTGTACGCCCCCTGCGATGGGGTCATCGATACGGTATTCGACACCTGCCACGCTGTGAATATGCGCTCGGATCAGGGTGCGGAGCTGCTGCTGCATGTGGGCATCGACACGGTGAAGCTGGGGGGCAAATACTTCACCGCCCATGTGCAGGATGGACAGCAGGTCAAAACCGGAGATCTGCTCTTGAGCTTTGATGCGGACAAGATCCGGCAGGCAGGCTACCAGCTGACCACGCCCCTGATCGTCTGCAACAGCGAGGACTACAGCAAAATGGAGCCGCTCGCCGCCGGCGTCATCCGGGCAGGCGCAGCCTTTCTCCGGCTCTCATAA
- a CDS encoding bifunctional ADP-dependent NAD(P)H-hydrate dehydratase/NAD(P)H-hydrate epimerase, which produces MRLVTPQQMRRLEELSDQNGVSYAQLMEHAGQQLSIFLLRQIRQKKGGKILFLCGNGNNGGDCFVAARLLSSQGVPVSVGLLCGIPKTILAYSMYKQLGDIPVLSSIAQIKEAIGIADFVVDGVFGTGFHGTLRPEQAELFALASSRFCIGVDIPSGGNAETGAVVPGTMRCRMTVSFGACKFGMVQYPLKTYCGEILVADIGIPESAYQQIDYPMAGITERMIANFLPSRQPDSHKGQFGKLLCITGSERMPGAAVMSAAAALRCGVGLMRLAVPRSVIAAMCARYPEPMYLPMQTDEKGFALSANGNMLLEEMAKSTAVLIGCGLGETEETKALVTRILQEATCPVILDADGINCVTGCIDIIKEVKVPLILTPHPAEMARLLHCTVAAVQSDRMEQAGSFAREHGVTLVLKGAGTIVATPEGAFVNSTGNSGMSKGGSGDVLAGMLASLVAQGIPPTNAACMAVFLHGKAGDCAAEHLSEQAMLPTDLIGELPGLFLKLEQRRHSD; this is translated from the coding sequence ATGAGACTTGTGACACCACAGCAAATGCGGCGGCTCGAGGAGTTGTCTGACCAGAACGGAGTCAGCTATGCTCAGCTGATGGAGCATGCAGGTCAGCAGCTTTCCATATTTCTCCTGCGACAGATCCGGCAGAAAAAGGGCGGAAAGATCCTGTTTCTGTGCGGAAATGGCAACAATGGGGGGGACTGCTTTGTAGCTGCCCGGCTGCTTTCTTCACAGGGAGTTCCGGTGTCAGTGGGATTGCTGTGCGGCATTCCCAAAACCATTCTGGCTTACAGCATGTACAAGCAGTTGGGGGACATTCCGGTACTCAGCAGCATTGCCCAGATCAAGGAAGCCATCGGCATAGCGGATTTCGTGGTGGACGGTGTATTTGGTACCGGCTTTCACGGTACCCTGCGCCCGGAGCAGGCGGAGCTGTTCGCCCTTGCATCCAGCCGCTTTTGCATCGGGGTGGATATTCCCAGCGGCGGCAATGCGGAGACCGGTGCAGTGGTGCCGGGAACCATGCGCTGCCGGATGACGGTATCCTTCGGAGCATGCAAATTCGGCATGGTGCAGTATCCGTTGAAAACCTACTGCGGGGAGATCCTGGTGGCAGATATCGGCATTCCGGAGTCTGCATATCAGCAGATCGATTATCCGATGGCTGGGATCACGGAGCGGATGATCGCCAATTTTCTGCCCTCCCGCCAGCCGGATTCCCATAAGGGACAGTTTGGCAAGCTGCTTTGCATTACCGGCAGTGAGCGCATGCCCGGAGCAGCGGTGATGAGTGCGGCGGCGGCATTGCGATGCGGAGTCGGGCTGATGCGGCTTGCAGTTCCCAGATCGGTGATCGCTGCCATGTGCGCCCGGTACCCGGAGCCTATGTACCTGCCCATGCAGACGGATGAGAAGGGCTTTGCGTTGTCTGCAAACGGGAATATGCTGCTGGAGGAGATGGCGAAATCCACTGCCGTGCTCATCGGCTGCGGTCTTGGGGAAACGGAGGAAACCAAAGCGCTGGTGACCCGGATCCTACAAGAAGCCACCTGTCCGGTAATTCTGGACGCAGACGGTATAAATTGTGTGACAGGCTGCATAGATATAATCAAGGAAGTGAAAGTACCCCTGATCCTGACTCCCCACCCGGCAGAAATGGCAAGGCTGCTGCACTGCACAGTGGCTGCGGTGCAGTCGGATCGCATGGAGCAGGCGGGATCCTTTGCACGGGAGCATGGGGTCACGTTGGTGCTGAAGGGTGCCGGAACCATTGTAGCCACGCCGGAGGGTGCTTTTGTCAACAGCACAGGCAATTCCGGCATGAGCAAGGGAGGCAGCGGAGATGTGCTGGCAGGCATGCTGGCATCCCTTGTGGCACAGGGGATCCCCCCCACCAATGCAGCCTGCATGGCAGTCTTTCTGCACGGCAAGGCAGGGGACTGTGCAGCAGAGCATCTGTCCGAGCAGGCAATGCTGCCAACGGATCTGATCGGGGAGCTGCCCGGTTTGTTTTTGAAGCTGGAGCAGCGTCGGCATTCGGATTGA